In Leptospira licerasiae serovar Varillal str. VAR 010, the sequence TTTTTTCGTCGTTACCTTCCGCCAATAGGTTTCTTAAACCAGCGACGCGGACCATATAGAACTCGTCCAAGTTGGATTCAGTGATGCATAAAAATTTGAGACGTTCCAGAAGCGGATTTTCAGGATCGTTCGCTTCTTCTAAAACCCGTTTGTTAAAATCCACCCAGGAGAGTTCCCGATCGAAAAAGATATCGGAGTTACCGATATGGATCGGTCCCTTGTTTCCATTTCCTCCACTTCCTAAGGTTTGGGTTTCTGGAGATTTTATCTTTTGGGCCACTAATTTAGTCCTACTTTCTTCTGGTTTAAAATGGACGGGCCGGCAGTCAAGTCTGCTTTTAAGAAGGCCAATTCTGCGCATTCTCTGTTTGGGATCAGAAAGAAAGATACCTAGACAGTCATTTCTTTTAGATCTTTATATGTATTGACCGATTAAGATCGTTACTTAGAATTTCAGTATGATAGATCCGGAATATTGTGTCGCATTGGCAGAATACAATCGTTGGCAAAACGAATCCTTATTAAACGTTTCTGAAAAATTGAAGCCGGGGGAATTGGAAGAAGACAAAAAACTATTCTTCGGATCGATAGCGAAGACTTGGAATCATATCATCATGATGGATCTTTCCTGGTTAGATAGATTCCATTCTAGACCGATCCAAAAATTGGATTTTCAGGAAATACAATTTTCGGACTTTGCAGAACTCAAAAAACTTAGGACTGAATTAGATTCGACGATTTCGGAATGGGTAAAAACCATTACCTCAGAGTGGCTTGCAAAAGATCTGAAGTTTTACAGTTACATGTACAAAAAAGAGATCACGTTGCCGATCTGGCTTCTGATCACTCATTTTTTCAATCATCAGACCCATCATCGCAGTCAAATTTCCACAGCATTATTACAAAGCGGATTGGATTATGGAGTCACTGATATTCCTTGGAATCCTTTTTATCCGAAATCTAGATAATATATTCAGGAAAACGAATGAAGCAGATTTTCACATTCTTTTTGACTTTTATCTCTCTTTTAGTTTGGAATTGCGCCTCTGCAGAAAAAGTGGAACCTCGTAAGATCGAAAAGATCATGAAGGTCCAAGCGGGAGGAGGTCTTCGTTTGAGGATCGCTCCTAATATAGAAGCTAAAAAGATTGATTTGGTCCCTGACGGCGACGTTG encodes:
- a CDS encoding DinB family protein, which produces MIDPEYCVALAEYNRWQNESLLNVSEKLKPGELEEDKKLFFGSIAKTWNHIIMMDLSWLDRFHSRPIQKLDFQEIQFSDFAELKKLRTELDSTISEWVKTITSEWLAKDLKFYSYMYKKEITLPIWLLITHFFNHQTHHRSQISTALLQSGLDYGVTDIPWNPFYPKSR
- a CDS encoding SH3 domain-containing protein produces the protein MKQIFTFFLTFISLLVWNCASAEKVEPRKIEKIMKVQAGGGLRLRIAPNIEAKKIDLVPDGDVVETFGETGEVEIQDGKQGRWVKVKWKKKDGYVFGGFLEFINVK